Proteins encoded by one window of Ovis canadensis isolate MfBH-ARS-UI-01 breed Bighorn chromosome 14, ARS-UI_OviCan_v2, whole genome shotgun sequence:
- the KMT2B gene encoding histone-lysine N-methyltransferase 2B isoform X2 — MAAAAGGGSCPGPGSARGRFPGRPRGSGGGGGRGGRGNGAERVRVALRRGGGAAGPGGAEPGEDTALLRLLGLHRGLRRLRRLWAGPRIQRGRGRGRGRGWGLSRGCLLEEESSDGESDDEEFQGFHSDEDVAPSSLRSALRSQRGRAPRGRGRKHKTTPLPPPRLADVAPTPPKTPARKRGEEGTERMVQALTELLRRAQAPPAPRSRALKHRTGSWKCKEGPGPGPGTPKRGGQSGRGGRGGRGRGRGRLPLVIKFVSKAKKMKMGQLSLGLESGQGQDQHEESWQDAPQGRVGSGQEEGPCWRKEQKLEEEGEEEKEEEDEEEERAVAEEAMVLAEEKEEAKLPSPPLTPPAPPPPPSLPPPSASPPSPLCPPPPPVSPPPPPSPPPPRAPEEQEESPPPVVPATCSRKRGRPPLTPSQRAEREAARAGPEGTSPPTPVPSTATGGPLEDSPTVAPKSTTFLKNIRQFIMPVVSARSSRVIKTPRRFMDEDPPKPPKVEVSPTLRPPTAASPPAPQEPAPAPSPPRAPTPPSTPVLLPEKRRSILREPTFRWTSLTRELPPPPPAPPPAPPPLPAPVIPSRRPLLLRAPQFTPSEAHLKIYESVLTTPPLGAPEAPEPEPPPADDSPAEPEPRAVGRTNHLSLPRFAPVVATPIKAEMPSPGAPAPSSGQQLHTQLQQPLQALQTQLLPPALPPQQSLLQPQLQLQPPPQQAPPLEKARIAGLGSLPLSGVEEKMFSLLKRAKVQLIKIDQQQQQKVASLMPPSPGGQMEEVVGTVKQIPDRGSVKSEDESVETKRERPSGPESPVQGPRIKHVCRHAAVALGQARAMVPEDVPRLSALPLRDRQDLNAEDTSSASETESVPSQSQPGKVESAGPGGDSEPAGSGGTLAHAPRRSLPSHHGKKMRMARCGHCRGCLRVQDCGSCVNCLDKPKFGGPNTKKQCCVYRKCDKIEARKMERLAKKGRTIVKTLLPWDSDESPEASPGPPGPRRGAGAGGPREEVVAPPGPEEQDSFLLQRKSARRCVKQRPSYDIFEDSDDSEPGGPPAPRRRTPRENELPVPEPEEQSRPRKPTLQPVLQLKARRRLDKDALAPGPFASFPNGWTGKQKSPDGVHRVRVDFKEDCDLENVWLMGGLSVLTSVPGGPPMVCLLCASKGLHELVFCQVCCDPFHPFCLEEAERPLPQHHDTWCCRRCKFCHVCGRKGRGSKHLLECERCRHAYHPACLGPSYPTRATRKRRHWICSACVRCKSCGATPGKNWDVEWSGDYSLCPRCTQLFEKGNYCPICTRCYEDNDYESKMMQCAQCDHWVHAKCEGLSDEDYEILSGLPDSVLYTCGPCAGATHPRWREALSGALQGGLRQVLQGLLNSKVAGPLLLCAQCGQEGQQLHPGPCDLHAVSRRFEEGHYKSVHSFMEDVVSILMRHSEEGEMLERRAGGQTKGLLLKLLESAFGWFDAHDPKYWRRSTRLPNGVLPNAVLPPSLDHVYAQWRQQEPETPESGQPPGDPSTAFQGKDSAAFSHLEDPRQCALCLKYGDADSKEAGRLLYIGQNEWTHVNCAIWSAEVFEENDGSLKNVHAAVARGRQMRCELCLKPGATVGCCLSSCLSNFHFMCARASYCIFQDDKKVFCQKHTDLLDGKEIVNPDGFDVLRRVYVDFEGINFKRKFLTGLEPDAINVLIGSIRIDSLGTLSDLSDCEGRLFPVGYQCSRLYWSTVDARRRCWYRCRILEYRPWGPREEPVHLEAAEENQTIVHSPAPSSEPPDHVDPPPDTDALIPRAPEHHPPVQNPDPPPRLDPSSAPPPAPRSFSGARIKVPNYSPSRRPLGGVSFGPLPSPGSPSSLTHHIPTVGDPDFPAPPRRSRRTSPLASRLPPSRRASPPLRTSPQLRVPPPTSVVRALAPTSGELAPPSRAPSPPPPPEDLGPDFEDMEVVSGLSAADLDFAASLLGTEPFQEEIVAAGAGGSSHGGPGDSSEEEAGPTPRYVHFPVTVVSGPALVPGALPGAPRIEQLDGVDDGTDSEAEAVQQPRGQGTPPSGPGAGRAGIIGATGDRARPPEDLPSEIVDFVLKNLGGPGEGGAGPREEPLPPAPPLANGSQPPQGLPPNPADPTRTFAWLPGPPGVRVLSLGPAPEPPKPAASKIILVNKLGQVFVKMAGEGEPVSTPVKPPPLPPPMPPTAPTSWTLPPGPLLGVLPVVGVVRPAPPPPPPPLTLVLSSGPPSPPRQAIRVKRVSTFSGRSPPAPPPSKTPRLEEDGESLEDPPQGPGPCGSGFSRVRMKTPTVRGVLDLGDPGEPTAGESPRPLQDRSPLLPLPEGGPPRAPDGPPDLLLESQWHHYSGEASSSEEEPPSPEDKENQAPKRAGPHLRFEISSEDGFSVEAESLEGAWRTLIEKVQEARGHARLRHLSFSGMSGARLLGIHHDAVIFLAEQLPGAQRCQHYKFRYHQQGEGQEEPPLNPHGAARAEVYLRKCTFDMFNFLASQHRVLPEGATCDEEEDEVQLRSTRRATSLELPMAMRFRHLKKTSKEAVGVYRSAIHGRGLFCKRNIDAGEMVIEYSGIVIRSVLTDKREKFYDGKGIGCYMFRMDDFDVVDATMHGNAARFINHSCEPNCFSRVIHVEGQKHIVIFALRRILRGEELTYDYKFPIEDASNKLPCNCGAKRCRRFLN; from the exons atggcggcggcggcgggcggcggcagTTGCCCCGGGCCTGGCTCCGCGCGGGGCCGCTTCCCGGGCCGGCCGCGGGGctccggcgggggcgggggccgcgGCGGACGGGGCAACGGGGCCGAAAGAGTGCGGGTAGCTCTGcggcgcggcggcggcgcggcAGGGCCGGGCGGAGCCGAGCCCGGGGAGGACACGGCCCTGCTCCGTTTGCTGGGACTCCACCGGGGCCTGCGCCGGCTCCGCCGCCTGTGGGCCGGCCCGCGCATTcagcggggccggggccggggtcgGGGCCGGGGCTGGGGCCTGAGCCGGGGCTGCCTGCTGGAGGAGGAGAGCAGTGACGGGGAGTCCGACGATGAG GAGTTTCAGGGTTTTCATTCAGATGAAGATGTGGCCCCCAGTTCCCTGCGCTCTGCGCTCCGATCCCAGCGAG GTCGAGCCCCCCGAGGTCGGGGCCGCAAGCATAAGACGACCCCCCTTCCGCCTCCTCGCCTAGCAGATGTGGCTCCTACACCCCCAAAGACTCCTGCCCGGAAACGGGGTGAGGAGGGCACAGAACGGATGGTGCAGGCACTGACTGAACTTCTCCGGCGGGCCCAGGCACCCCCAGCCCCCCGGAGCCGGGCAT TAAAACACCGAACTGGCAGCTGGAAGTGCAAGGAGGGGCCCGGCCCAGGCCCTGGGACCCCCAAGCGTGGAGGACAGTCTGGGCGAGGAGGCCGTGGAGGCAGGGGCAGAGGCCGAGGCCGGCTCCCCCTCGTGATCAAGTTTGTTTCAAAggccaaaaaaatgaagatgggaCAGTTGTCCTTGGGACTTGAATCAGGTCAGGGTCAAGATCAGCATGAGGAAAGCTGGCAGGATGCCCCCCAGGGAAGAGTTGGATCTGGGCAAGAAGAGGGCCCCTGCTGGAGGAAGGagcagaagctggaggaggagggagaggaggagaaagaagaggaagatgaggaggaagagagagctgTAGCTGAGGAAGCAATGGTGCTAGCcgaggaaaaggaagaggcaaAGCTGCCGTCACCACCCCTGACTCCTCCagcccctccacctcctccatcccTGCCACCCCCTTCAGCATCTCCTCCGTCCCCACTTTGCCCTCCCCCCCCACCTgtctctcctccacccccaccatcccCTCCACCGCCTCGTGCCCCTGAGGAGCAGGAAGAGTCCCCTCCTCCCGTGGTCCCAGCTACATGCTCGCGGAAGAGGGGCCGGCCTCCCCTAACTCCCAGCCAGCGGGCAGAGCGGGAAGCTGCTCGGGCAGGGCCAGAGGGTACCTCTCCTCCCACTCCAGTCCCCAGCACCGCCACAGGAGGCCCTCTGGAAGACAGCCCCACTGTGGCCCCCAAAAGTACCACCTTTCTGAAGAACATCCGACAGTTTATTATGCCTGTGGTGAGTGCCCGCTCTTCCCGTGTCATCAAGACACCCCGGCGATTTATGGATGAAGACCCCCCCAAGCCCCCAAAGGTGGAGGTCTCACCTACTCTACGGCCTCCCACGGCCGCCTCCCCACCGGCCCCCCAGGAACCAGCACCAGCCCCTTCTCCACCCCGTGCCCCAACTCCTCCATCTACCCCAGTCCTGCTCCCTGAGAAGAGACGGTCCATCCTAAGGGAACCCACATTTCGCTGGACCTCACTGACCCGGGaactgccccctcctccccctgctcctccaccggccccacccccacttcctgcCCCTGTAATTCCTTCCCGGAGGCCCCTGCTCCTTCGGGCCCCTCAATTTACCCCAAGTGAAGCCCACCTGAAGATCTACGAATCGGTGCTTACTACTCCTCCTCTTGGGGCCCCTGAAGCCCCTGAGCCAGAGCCTCCTCCTGCCGATGACTCTCCAGCTGAGCCTGAGCCGCGGGCAGTGGGCCGCACGAACCACCTCAGCTTGCCTCGATTTGCCCCTGTGGTCGCCACTCCTATTAAGGCTGAGATGCCCTCCCCTGGGGCTCCAGCTCCAAGCAGTGGGCAGCAGCTTCACACTCAGCTGCAGCAGCCCCTACAGGCCTTGCAAACCCAGCTGCTGCCCCCAGCACTACCACCACAGCAGTCACTACTGCAGCCACAGTTACAGCTGCAGCCACCACCACAGCAGGCGCCACCACTGGAAAAGGCCCGGATTGCAGGCCTGGGGTCCTTACCACTGTCTGGTGTGGAGGAGAAAATGTTCAGTCTCCTCAAGAGAGCCAAGGTGCAGCTAATCAAGAttgaccagcagcagcagcagaaagtggCGTCTTTGATGCCG CCCAGCCCTGGAGGGCAGATGGAGGAGGTTGTGGGGACTGTCAAGCAGATCCCAGATAGAGGTTCTGTCAAGTCGGAAGATGAATCAGTGGAAACTAAGAGGGAGAGACCATCG GGCCCTGAGTCCCCTGTGCAAGGACCCCGCATCAAACATGTCTGCCGTCATGCTGCTGTGGCCCTGGGTCAGGCCCGGGCCATGGTGCCCGAAGACGTCCCCCGCCTCAGCGCTCTCCCTCTCCGGGATCGGCAGGACCTCAACGCAGAGG ATACGTCGTCAGCATCTGAGACTGAGAGCGTCCCATCCCAGTCCCAGCCGGGAAAGGTGGAGTCAGCAGGGCCCGGGGGAGACTCAGAGCCTGCAGGGTCTGGAGGGACCCTGGCACATGCACCTCGGCGCTCACTGCCCTCCCATCACGGCAAGAAGATGCGGATGGCACGGTGTGGACACTGTCGGGGCTGCCTGCGTGTGCAGGACTGTGGCTCCTGTGTCAACTGCCTGGACAAGCCCAAGTTTGGGGGCCCCAACACCAAGAAGCAGTGCTGTGT ATACCGGAAGTGTGACAAGATAGAGGCTCGGAAGATGGAACGGCTGGCCAAAAAAG GCCGGACGATAGTGAAGACGCTGTTGCCCTGGGATTCCGATGAATCTCCTGAGGCCTCCCCTGGTCCTCCAGGCCCACGCCGGGGGGCGGGAGCTGGGGGGCCCCGGGAGGAGGTGGTGGCCCCCCCAGGGCCCGAGGAGCAGGACTCCTTCCTACTGCAGCGCAAGTCAGCCCGGCGCTGCGTCAAACAGCGACCCTCCTATGATATCTTCGAGGACTCGGATGACTCAGAGCCCGGGGGTCCCCCTGCTCCTCGGCGTCGGACCCCCCGGGAGAATG AGCTGCCAGTGCCAGAACCAGAGGAGCAGAGTCGGCCCCGCAAACCCACCCTGCAGCCTGTGTTGCAGCTCAAGGCCCGAAGGCGCCTGGACAAG GATGCTTTGGCCCCTGGCCCTTTTGCCTCTTTTCCCAATGGCTGGACTGGAAAACAAAAGTCTCCAGATGGCGTGCACCGGGTTCGTGTGGATTTTAAG GAGGATTGTGACCTGGAGAACGTGTGGCTAATGGGTGGCCTAAGCGTACTCACCTCCGTGCCAGGGGGACCACCCATGGTGTGCTTGCTGTGTGCCAGCAAAGGCCTACATGAG CTGGTGTTCTGCCAGGTCTGCTGTGACCCTTTCCACCCATTCTGCCTGGAGGAGGCCGAGCGGCCCCTGCCCCAACATCATGACACTTGGTGCTGCCGCCGCTGCAAGTTTTGCCACGTCTGTGGGCGCAAAGGCCGGGGATCCAAG CACCTCCTGGAGTGTGAGCGCTGCCGCCATGCTTATCACCCAGCCTGTCTGGGGCCCAGCTACCCAACCCGGGCCACACGCAAACGGCGCCACTGG atctgctcagccTGCGTGCGCTGTAAGAGCTGTGGGGcgactccaggcaagaactgggaCGTCGAATGGTCGGGAGATTACAGCCTCTGCCCCAGGTGCACCCAGCTCTTTGAGAAAG GAAACTACTGCCCGATCTGCACACGCTGCTACGAAGACAATGACTACGAGAGCAAGATGATGCAGTGTGCACAGTGTGACCACTGGGTGCACGCCAAGTGTGAGGGGCTCTCAG ATGAAGACTACGAGATCCTTTCAGGGCTGCCAGACTCGGTGCTGTACACCTGTGGGCCGTGTGCTGGGGCCACACACCCTCGCTGGCGAGAGGCCCTGAGTGGGGCCCTACAGGGGGGCCTGCGCCAGGTGCTTCAGGGCCTGCTGAACTCCAAGGTGGCAGGCCCACTGCTGCTGTGCGCCCAG TGTGGGCAGGAAGGACAGCAGCTGCACCCAGGGCCCTGCGACCTGCACGCTGTGAGCCGGCGCTTCGAGGAGGGCCACTACAAGTCTGTG CACAGCTTCATGGAGGACGTGGTGAGCATCCTGATGAGGCACTCTGAGGAAGGAGAGATGCTGGAGCGCCGGGCTGGAGGCCAGACCAAGGGGCTCCTACTGAAG CTGCTAGAGTCTGCGTTCGGCTGGTTCGACGCCCACGACCCCAAGTACTGGCGACGGAGTACCCGGCTGCCCAA CGGAGTCCTTCCCAATGCGGTGTTGCCCCCATCCCTGGACCACGTCTACGCTCAGTGGAGGCAGCAGGAACCAGAGACCCCAGAATCAGGGCAGCCTCCAGGCGATCCCTCAACAG CTTTCCAGGGCAAGGATTCAGCTGCTTTCTCACACCTGGAGGACCCCCGTCAGTGTGCGCTCTGCCTCAAATACGGGGATGCAGACTCTAAG GAGGCGGGACGGCTCCTGTACATTGGGCAGAATGAGTGGACACATGTCAACTGTGCCATTTGGTCAGCCGAAGTGTTTGAAGAAAATGACGGCTCCCTCAAGAACGTGCATGCTGCTGTGGCTCGAGGGAGGCAGATG CGCTGTGAACTCTGCCTGAAGCCTGGTGCCACGGTGGGCTGctgcctttcctcctgcctcagcAACTTCCACTTCATGTGCGCCCGGGCCAGCTACTGCATTTTCCAGGATGACAAGAAAGTGTTCTGCCAGAAGCACACAGACCTGCTGGATGGCAAG GAGATCGTGAACCCTGACGGTTTTGATGTTCTCCGCCGAGTCTACGTGGACTTTGAGGGCATCAATTTCAAGCGAAAGTTCTTGACGGGGCTTGAACCTGATGCCATCAATGTACTCATTG GCTCCATTCGGATCGACTCCTTGGGCACTCTGTCTGACCTCTCAGACTGTGAGGGACGGCTCTTCCCCGTTGGCTACCA gtGCTCCCGTCTGTACTGGAGCACGGTAGATGCTCGGCGGCGCTGCTGGTATCGGTGCCGGATCCTGGAGTATCGGCCATGGGGGCCAAGAGAAGAGCCGGTTCACCTGGAGGCAGCAGAAGAGAACCAGACCATTGTGCACAGTCCTGCCCCTTCCTCAG AGCCCCCAGATCATGTGGACCCCCCGCCAGATACAGATGCCCTTATCCCTAGAGCTCCTGAGCACCACCCACCCGTTCAGAACCCGGACCCCCCACCTCGGCTGGATCCAAGCAGcgcccctcctccagctccccgCTCCTTCTCGGGGGCTCGAATCAAAGTGCCCAACTACTCACCATCCCGGAGGCCCTTGGGGGGTGTGTCCTTTggacccctgccctcccctg GAAGTCCATCTTCTCTGACCCACCACATCCCTACAGTGGGAGACCCGGACTTCCCAGCTCCCCCGAGACGCTCCCGTCGCACCAGCCCTCTGGCTTCCAGGCTGCCACCTTCACGGCGGGCCTCTCCCCCTCTCAGAACCTCTCCTCAGCTCAGGGTGCCCCCTCCTACCTCAGTCGTTAGAGCCCTCGCACCTACCTCAGGGGAGCTGGCTCCCCCAAGCCGGGCCCCGTCTCCTCCACCACCCCCTGAAGACCTGGGCCCAGACTTTGAGGACATGGAGGTGGTGTCAGGACTGAGTGCTGCTGACCTGGACTTTGCGGCCAGCCTGCTGGGGACTGAGCCCTTCCAGGAAGAGATCGTGGCTGCGGGGGCCGGGGGGAGCAGCCATGGGGGCCCGGGGGACAGCTCAGAGGAGGAGGCTGGCCCCACCCCCCGCTACGTCCACTTCCCTGTGACTGTGGTGTCCGGCCCTGCCCTGGTCCCCGGTGCCCTCCCCGGAGCCCCCCGCATTGAACAGCTGGATGGAGTGGATGATGGCACCGACAGCGAGGCCGAGGCAGTCCAGCAGCCTCGGGGCCAGGGGACTCCTCCTTCAGGGCCAGGAGCAGGCCGGGCGGGGATCATCGGGGCTACAGGGGACAGGGCCCGACCTCCTGAGGACTTGCCGTCAGAAATCGTGGATTTTGTGTTGAAGAACCTAGGGGgtcctggggaggggggtgctggACCCAGAGAGGAGCCCCTCCCCCCAGCACCTCCTCTGGCCAACGGCAGCCAGCCCCCTCAGGGCCTGCCCCCTAACCCAGCTGACCCCACCCGGACGTTTGCCTGGCTCCCTGGACCCCCAGGGGTCCGGGTATTGagcctgggccctgcccctgAGCCCCCGAAACCTGCCGCATCCAAGATCATCCTTGTCAACAAGCTGGGGCAGGTGTTTGTAAAGATGGCGGGGGAGGGTGAACCTGTCTCAACCCCAGTGAAGCCACCGCCTCTGCCCCCTCCCATGCCCCCCACGGCCCCCACTTCCTGGACTCTGCCCCCAGGACCCTTGCTGGGTGTGTTGCCAGTGGTAGGGGTGGtccgccctgccccgcccccacctccccctccatTGACGCTGGTGTTGAGCAGTGGGCCCCCCAGCCCGCCCCGCCAGGCCATCCGTGTCAAAAGGGTGTCCACCTTCTCTGGCCGTTCTCCACCAGCGCCTCCGCCAAGCAAGACTCCCCGGCTGGAGGAAGATGGAGAGTCCTTGGAGGACCCCCCCCAGGGTCCAGGGCCTTGTGGCAGTGG GTTCAGCCGAGTGAGGATGAAAACGCCCACCGTGCGTGGAGTTCTCGACCTGGGTGATCCTGGGGAGCCCACTGCGGGGGAAAGCCCGAG GCCCCTCCAGGACCGGTCCCCTCTGCTGCCACTTCCCGAAGGtggtcctcccagggcccctgatgGTCCCCCTGACCTGCTGCTTGAGTCCCAGTGGCACCACTACTCAG GTGAGGCTTCAAGCTCCGAGGAAGAGCCTCCATCCCCAGAGGACAAAGAGAACCAGGCCCCTAAACGGGCTGGCCCACACCTGCGTTTCGAGATCAGCAGTGAGGATGGGTTCAGCGTGGAGGCAGAGAGCTTGGAAG gggCATGGAGAACTCTGATTGAGAAGGTGCAAGAGGCCCGAGGGCATGCCCGGCTCAGACATCTCTCCTTCAGTG GAATGAGTGGGGCAAGGCTCCTGGGCATCCACCACGATGCTGTCATCTTCCTGGCAGAGCAGCTGCCTGGGGCTCAGCGCTGCCAGCACTACAAGTTCCGCTACCACCAGCAGGGAgagggccaggaggagccacccctgAATCCCCATGGGGCAGCCCGCGCTGAGGTCTATCTCCG cAAGTGCACCTTTGACATGTTCAACTTCCTGGCCTCCCAGCACCGGGTGCTTCCTGAGGGAGCCACCTGTGACGAGGAAGAGGACGAGGTGCAGCTCAGGTCAACCAG ACGTGCCACCAGTCTGGAGCTGCCCATGGCCATGCGCTTTCGCCACCTCAAGAAGACATCCAAAGAGGCTGTGGGTGTCTACAG ATCTGCCATCCACGGGCGGGGCCTGTTCTGTAAGCGCAACATCGATGCCGGCGAGATGGTCATTGAGTACTCTGGTATTGTCATTCGCTCTGTGCTGACTGACAAGCGGGAGAAGTTCTATGATGGGAAG GGCATTGGGTGCTACATGTTCCGCATGGATGACTTTGACGTGGTGGACGCCACCATGCATGGCAATGCTGCCCGCTTCATCAACCACTCGTGTGAGCCCAATTGCTTCTCTCGAGTCATCCATGTGGAGGGCCAGAAGCACATCGTCATCTTCGCCCTGCGCCGCATCCTGCGTGGTGAGGAGCTCACCTATGACTACAAGTTCCCCATTGAGGATGCCAGCAACAAGCTGCCCTGCAACTGTGGCGCCAAGCGCTGCCGTCGCTTCCTTAACTGA